A genomic region of Ensifer adhaerens contains the following coding sequences:
- a CDS encoding monovalent cation:proton antiporter-2 (CPA2) family protein: MATTPIIYSQALMLLGGAVVAAPIFKRLGLGTILGYLSAGVLIGPVAQSITEGEQILHVSELGVVFLLFIIGLELKPSRLWQMRRDIFGLGTAQVVLTGIVLSSLIYALGLIGQGGSIIAGFGLALSSTAFAMQILDEGNDRNTRYGQRSFSILLLQDLAIVPLLALIPLLAAQKPEDTTTPLEDFAVATTAIVVLFAAGRYLVNPLFQIIGRTGARDVMIAAALLVVMGAATMMQLAGLSMAMGAFLAGVLLAESSYRHELEADIEPFRGILQALFFMAVGLSLELGVIVERYQLIIVAVPLLMALKSLVLYWICRLTGSQHNDAVRISLLLPQGGEFGFVLFTAAAAAGVFSDGDASLLVAIVTLSMALTPLASMLAPKLMREQDELDEEIDEDFEGAGADVLMIGFSRFGQIAAQILLAGGRDVTIIDHSAARVRQAATFGFRIYFGDGNRLDVLRAAGIERAKIVAVCTQKKETTDHIVDLVQSEYPNARIFARSYDRLHTLELRAKGVDYELRETFESGLLFGRKSLEALGVGDDDAIAIMDDIRKRDEARLVLQEAEGITAGRDMLHSRPVRPEPLVKPKREVDHSQETGERILPGLPVDERENA, encoded by the coding sequence ATGGCAACGACACCGATCATCTATTCTCAAGCACTGATGCTGCTTGGCGGCGCAGTGGTGGCCGCACCAATCTTCAAGCGGCTCGGCCTCGGCACGATTCTCGGCTATCTCTCCGCCGGCGTGCTCATCGGTCCGGTCGCTCAAAGCATCACCGAGGGCGAGCAAATCCTGCACGTCTCGGAACTCGGCGTCGTGTTCCTGTTGTTCATCATCGGCCTCGAACTCAAACCGTCGCGCCTCTGGCAGATGCGGCGCGATATATTCGGTCTCGGCACCGCACAGGTGGTACTGACCGGCATCGTGCTCTCTTCTCTCATCTATGCCCTCGGGCTAATCGGACAAGGCGGCAGCATCATCGCCGGCTTCGGCCTCGCCCTCTCGTCGACCGCCTTTGCCATGCAGATTCTCGACGAAGGCAACGATCGCAATACGCGCTACGGGCAACGATCCTTCTCCATTCTCCTGTTGCAGGATCTGGCGATCGTGCCGTTGCTGGCGCTGATCCCGCTCCTGGCGGCTCAGAAGCCCGAGGATACGACGACGCCACTCGAGGATTTCGCGGTCGCCACCACGGCGATCGTCGTCCTCTTTGCGGCCGGGCGCTACCTCGTGAACCCTCTGTTCCAAATCATCGGTCGTACGGGCGCCCGCGACGTCATGATCGCCGCAGCCCTGCTCGTCGTCATGGGCGCCGCGACCATGATGCAGCTCGCGGGCCTCTCCATGGCCATGGGCGCCTTCCTCGCCGGCGTGCTCCTGGCGGAATCCTCGTATCGCCATGAGCTTGAAGCGGACATCGAGCCGTTCCGCGGTATCCTGCAGGCGCTGTTCTTCATGGCCGTCGGCCTGTCGCTGGAACTCGGCGTCATTGTCGAGCGATACCAGCTGATCATCGTTGCCGTGCCGCTCCTGATGGCGCTGAAGAGCCTGGTGCTCTACTGGATCTGCCGGCTCACCGGATCGCAGCACAACGACGCGGTGCGCATCAGCCTGCTTCTGCCACAGGGCGGCGAATTCGGGTTCGTCCTGTTCACGGCGGCAGCCGCCGCTGGCGTCTTCTCCGACGGAGACGCCTCGCTGCTGGTCGCAATCGTGACGCTGTCGATGGCACTGACGCCGCTCGCCTCGATGCTGGCACCTAAGCTGATGCGCGAACAGGACGAGCTGGACGAGGAGATCGACGAAGATTTCGAAGGCGCGGGCGCCGACGTGTTGATGATCGGCTTTTCCCGCTTCGGCCAGATTGCCGCGCAGATCCTGCTCGCCGGGGGCCGCGACGTGACCATAATCGACCATTCCGCCGCCCGCGTGCGCCAGGCCGCGACCTTCGGTTTCCGCATCTATTTCGGCGACGGCAACCGGCTCGACGTGTTGCGCGCCGCCGGCATCGAGCGGGCAAAGATCGTCGCCGTCTGCACGCAGAAGAAGGAAACGACCGACCACATCGTCGACCTCGTGCAATCGGAATATCCGAACGCCCGTATTTTCGCCCGTTCCTACGACCGCCTGCATACGCTCGAGCTGCGCGCCAAGGGGGTCGATTACGAGTTGCGCGAGACCTTCGAGTCCGGCCTGCTCTTCGGCCGCAAGTCGCTGGAGGCGTTGGGGGTCGGTGACGACGACGCAATCGCGATCATGGACGATATCCGCAAGCGCGACGAGGCACGCCTCGTGCTGCAGGAGGCGGAAGGCATCACCGCCGGTCGCGACATGCTGCATTCAAGGCCAGTGCGTCCGGAACCGCTGGTCAAGCCGAAGCGCGAGGTCGATCACTCCCAGGAAACGGGCGAAAGGATCCTGCCGGGACTTCCTGTGGACGAGCGCGAGAACGCATAG
- the waaA gene encoding lipid IV(A) 3-deoxy-D-manno-octulosonic acid transferase — protein MSSFRARLALSSYRWIGSAIYPLVWSYLAIRAAKGKEDPARRRERYGHASAPRPQGPLVWFHAASVGETNAVIPLIKEIRRRGINVVLTTGTTTSARVVAQRLGTGVIHQYVPLDFKPAVSRFLNYWEPDLAIIAESEIWPMTILELGRRHIPQVLVNGRLSDRTFARWKRRPGLADALFENLALVIAQSDVDAERFRTLGALPVMVSGNLKVDTDAPPHDPQALREYGQQIGTRKTWAAISTFDGEENAAGVVHRALKERTGLLTIIVPRHPERSDAIEAALTAKGLKVARRTRRDPLTPDVDIFLGDTIGEMGLYLRLTEVAFVGRSLFAEGGQNPLEPAMLGCAILSGGNVQNFRETYQTLAKNGSAKIVRDVEMLAKGVNYLLANDDMRRSMIDAGLETVQEMRGALSATMKGLEPYINPLIVKARLNPPTDN, from the coding sequence ATGAGCAGCTTTCGCGCGCGCCTGGCGCTCTCCAGCTATCGCTGGATCGGCTCGGCCATTTATCCCCTGGTTTGGTCCTACCTTGCCATTCGCGCGGCGAAGGGCAAGGAGGATCCGGCGCGCCGTCGAGAGCGCTACGGCCATGCCAGCGCACCGCGGCCGCAGGGCCCGCTCGTCTGGTTTCACGCGGCGAGCGTCGGCGAGACCAATGCGGTCATCCCGTTGATCAAGGAAATCCGCCGGCGTGGCATCAACGTTGTGCTGACGACCGGAACGACCACCTCGGCCCGTGTCGTCGCCCAGCGCCTGGGCACGGGCGTCATCCACCAATACGTGCCGCTTGATTTCAAGCCGGCGGTCAGCCGCTTCCTGAACTATTGGGAGCCGGATCTCGCAATCATCGCCGAGTCCGAAATCTGGCCGATGACGATCCTGGAGCTCGGCCGGCGCCATATTCCCCAGGTTCTGGTAAATGGCCGCCTGTCGGATCGCACCTTCGCACGCTGGAAGCGACGGCCGGGACTGGCCGATGCGCTGTTCGAGAACCTGGCGCTCGTCATAGCCCAGTCCGATGTCGATGCGGAGCGCTTCCGCACGCTTGGCGCGCTGCCGGTCATGGTCTCCGGCAACCTGAAGGTCGATACGGATGCCCCTCCGCATGATCCGCAGGCGCTCCGCGAGTACGGCCAGCAGATCGGCACGCGCAAGACCTGGGCGGCGATCTCGACTTTTGACGGCGAGGAAAACGCCGCCGGCGTCGTGCATCGTGCATTGAAGGAACGAACCGGCCTGCTGACGATCATCGTCCCGCGCCATCCCGAGCGCAGCGATGCGATCGAGGCGGCGCTCACGGCCAAGGGCCTGAAGGTTGCGCGCCGCACCCGGCGCGATCCGTTGACGCCGGATGTCGATATCTTCCTCGGCGACACCATCGGCGAAATGGGCCTCTATCTTCGCCTGACCGAAGTCGCCTTTGTCGGCCGCTCGCTTTTTGCCGAAGGTGGACAGAACCCGCTGGAACCGGCGATGCTCGGTTGCGCGATCCTGTCGGGCGGCAATGTCCAGAATTTTCGTGAGACCTATCAGACGCTCGCGAAGAACGGCAGCGCCAAGATCGTGCGCGACGTCGAGATGCTGGCCAAGGGCGTCAACTATCTGCTCGCCAACGACGATATGCGTCGCTCGATGATCGATGCCGGCCTTGAAACCGTGCAAGAGATGCGTGGTGCTCTGTCGGCGACGATGAAGGGGCTAGAGCCCTACATCAATCCGCTCATCGTCAAGGCGCGTCTCAACCCGCCGACCGACAACTGA
- a CDS encoding HAD family hydrolase, whose translation MTASKAIAGILFDKDGTLLDYAKSWVPVNYELARIAARDDEALARTLLKAGGMDADTGHVLPDSLLAAGNTVEIATGFVDAGAPFTVAELTALLDGLFARSAEYAVPVTDLGTFFAGLHAKGYLLGVASSDNEKSIRETAKRFGFDGYLHYVAGYDSGYGVKPEPGMVLGFCAATGLEPHQVVVVGDNNHDMHMGRSAGVGMTVAVLTGTGSRQSLAAASDHCLADITELEAVL comes from the coding sequence ATGACCGCATCCAAAGCCATCGCCGGTATCCTGTTCGACAAGGATGGAACCCTGCTCGACTACGCAAAGAGCTGGGTGCCGGTGAACTATGAGCTGGCACGGATTGCGGCAAGGGACGATGAGGCGTTGGCCCGCACGCTGCTGAAAGCGGGGGGCATGGATGCCGATACCGGGCATGTGCTGCCCGACAGCCTGCTTGCTGCCGGCAACACGGTCGAGATTGCGACCGGTTTCGTTGACGCGGGTGCGCCCTTCACCGTGGCCGAACTGACGGCCCTGCTGGACGGTCTGTTCGCACGCTCGGCGGAATATGCGGTGCCGGTCACCGATCTCGGCACCTTCTTCGCCGGCCTGCATGCCAAAGGCTATCTCCTCGGGGTCGCCTCCAGCGACAACGAAAAATCGATCCGCGAAACCGCGAAGCGCTTCGGCTTCGACGGTTATCTCCATTATGTGGCGGGCTATGACAGCGGCTACGGCGTCAAGCCGGAACCGGGCATGGTGCTCGGCTTTTGTGCGGCGACGGGCCTGGAACCGCATCAGGTGGTCGTCGTTGGCGACAACAATCACGACATGCACATGGGCCGCAGTGCCGGCGTCGGCATGACGGTCGCGGTGCTGACCGGGACCGGTTCGCGCCAGTCGCTCGCCGCGGCCTCGGATCATTGCCTCGCCGACATTACCGAACTTGAGGCCGTCCTCTAG
- a CDS encoding DUF2093 domain-containing protein — protein MMNRFEGSTSREAKIRYLDGDFQIILAGSHVICAMTGKTIPVDELRYWSVARQEAYVDAEASLEAEKRAGALPNQRR, from the coding sequence ATGATGAACCGGTTTGAAGGAAGCACGTCGCGCGAAGCGAAGATCCGCTACCTGGATGGCGACTTTCAGATCATTCTCGCCGGCTCGCATGTGATCTGCGCGATGACCGGCAAGACCATTCCCGTCGACGAGTTGCGCTACTGGAGCGTCGCCCGGCAGGAGGCCTATGTCGATGCGGAAGCCTCGCTCGAGGCGGAAAAGCGCGCCGGCGCACTGCCGAACCAGCGCCGCTAA
- a CDS encoding DUF4170 domain-containing protein, with amino-acid sequence MAHESEKKQLLHLVFGGELTTLTDVHFRDLDKLDIVGIYPDYESALVAWKSKAQMTVDNAHMRYFIVHMHRLLDPENG; translated from the coding sequence ATGGCTCACGAATCTGAGAAGAAACAACTTCTGCACCTCGTCTTTGGCGGTGAACTCACCACGCTGACGGACGTCCATTTCCGCGACCTGGACAAGCTCGATATCGTCGGCATCTACCCGGACTACGAAAGCGCTCTTGTTGCCTGGAAATCCAAGGCGCAGATGACCGTCGATAACGCGCACATGCGCTATTTCATCGTCCACATGCACCGTCTGCTCGATCCGGAAAACGGCTGA
- the lpxK gene encoding tetraacyldisaccharide 4'-kinase, translating to MVSEAPPFWWTKADWRARALWPFSWLYGRIAGMRMDRAQRASVPVPVICIGNFTVGGAGKTPTAIALARVIRQKGLKPGFLSRGYGGSLDVTTVVDPEHHRARDVGDEPLLLAREALTVVCRRRVDGARRLVKEGVDIIIMDDGFQSARLAFDFALLVIDSRRGIGNGYLVPAGPVRAPLPNQLRHATALLKIGGGTEADALIRRAARAGKQIYEADVVRHDDGSLDGVKVLAWAGIADPEKFYRTVRETGAVVEETRSFPDHHHFSDDEIADLLDRATALGCTLVTTAKDMVRLEPGHGRAAELAAASRVIEIDVRFDDPMAPSKIIETALAAARARKLREGAGK from the coding sequence ATGGTATCGGAAGCGCCGCCATTCTGGTGGACCAAGGCGGATTGGCGGGCTCGTGCACTGTGGCCGTTCTCATGGCTATATGGGCGGATTGCCGGCATGCGCATGGACCGCGCCCAACGCGCCTCGGTTCCCGTACCGGTCATCTGCATCGGCAACTTCACAGTCGGCGGTGCCGGCAAGACGCCGACCGCGATTGCGCTCGCCCGTGTCATTCGTCAGAAGGGCCTGAAGCCCGGGTTCCTGAGCCGCGGCTACGGCGGCTCGCTCGACGTAACGACTGTCGTCGATCCGGAACATCATCGCGCCCGCGACGTCGGCGACGAGCCGCTGCTTCTGGCGCGTGAGGCGCTCACCGTCGTCTGTCGCCGCCGTGTTGATGGCGCCCGCCGGCTGGTGAAGGAAGGCGTCGATATCATCATTATGGATGACGGCTTCCAGAGCGCGCGGCTCGCCTTCGACTTTGCGCTTCTGGTGATCGACTCGCGCCGCGGCATCGGCAACGGCTATCTGGTGCCCGCAGGTCCGGTGCGCGCGCCGCTGCCCAACCAGCTTCGCCACGCCACGGCGCTGCTGAAGATCGGCGGCGGCACAGAGGCCGATGCTCTGATCCGCCGCGCTGCCCGCGCCGGCAAGCAGATCTACGAGGCCGATGTCGTCAGACACGACGACGGATCGCTAGATGGCGTTAAGGTGCTGGCCTGGGCCGGGATCGCCGATCCCGAGAAGTTCTACCGTACGGTGCGTGAGACCGGTGCCGTGGTCGAGGAAACCCGCAGTTTTCCGGATCACCATCATTTCTCCGACGACGAAATCGCCGACCTGCTCGATCGTGCCACGGCTCTGGGTTGCACGCTGGTTACTACCGCCAAGGACATGGTTCGGCTCGAGCCTGGCCATGGTCGGGCCGCTGAGTTGGCCGCGGCGAGCCGGGTGATCGAGATCGACGTGCGGTTCGATGATCCGATGGCACCGTCAAAAATCATCGAGACTGCGCTTGCCGCAGCGCGCGCCCGCAAGCTGCGCGAAGGCGCAGGCAAGTAA
- a CDS encoding 3'(2'),5'-bisphosphate nucleotidase CysQ, whose product MSDTAPTGADWKPDLALIRAAAVIAGETALGYFRKAPDVRWKNEGRSPVSEADLAANDVLKTRLLAAKPDYGWLSEETDDDSSRLTRETVFVVDPIDGTRAFIAGKELWCVSVAVVHRGQPVAGVLYAPALDELFEAVAGGSALKNGAVISVREAKPGETLHLAAAEDTVGKLPAVYRNTVTRVPHVPSLAYRLAMVADGRIDGTLVKKNSHDWDLAAADLILARANGALVDLDDRPLSYNRPTVVHGVLCAAAKPLLPGLIAASRSMEPH is encoded by the coding sequence ATGTCTGACACAGCACCAACGGGCGCAGACTGGAAGCCGGATCTCGCGCTGATCCGCGCCGCTGCGGTCATCGCCGGCGAAACGGCACTCGGCTATTTTCGCAAGGCTCCCGATGTGCGCTGGAAGAACGAGGGCCGCTCGCCGGTCAGCGAAGCGGACCTGGCGGCCAACGATGTGCTGAAGACGCGGCTGCTTGCCGCGAAGCCCGATTACGGCTGGCTGTCGGAAGAGACCGACGACGACTCCAGCCGCCTGACCCGAGAAACGGTCTTCGTCGTCGATCCGATCGACGGCACTCGTGCCTTCATCGCCGGCAAGGAGCTTTGGTGTGTCAGCGTTGCCGTCGTCCACCGGGGTCAGCCCGTCGCAGGCGTCCTCTACGCTCCAGCGCTCGACGAACTCTTTGAGGCGGTCGCCGGCGGTAGCGCATTGAAAAACGGCGCCGTGATCTCAGTGCGTGAAGCAAAGCCCGGGGAAACGCTGCATCTGGCCGCCGCCGAAGATACGGTCGGCAAGCTACCGGCCGTGTATCGCAACACCGTCACGCGCGTGCCGCATGTGCCCTCGCTTGCCTATAGGCTGGCCATGGTGGCCGATGGGCGGATCGACGGCACCTTGGTGAAGAAGAATTCCCATGATTGGGATCTGGCTGCGGCGGATCTCATTCTCGCCCGGGCCAATGGCGCACTTGTCGATCTCGACGATCGGCCCCTGTCCTACAACCGCCCGACTGTCGTTCACGGGGTTCTCTGCGCGGCGGCGAAGCCGCTCTTGCCAGGTCTGATCGCCGCATCGCGGTCGATGGAGCCCCATTGA
- the mutL gene encoding DNA mismatch repair endonuclease MutL: MAIKQLSETLINQIAAGEVIERPASAAKELIENALDAGATRIEIATAGGGKTLLRVTDNGSGMTPNDLELAVRRHCTSKLDDSLFDIRTLGFRGEALPSIGSVARLSITTRTAGASEGAVIAVTGGKTDPVRPSPANTGTVVEVRDLFFATPARLKFMKTEKAEAAAISEIVRRMAIAFPAVRFVLSGSDRSTLEFPATGDDRLARMAQVLGKDFRDNAIEIDAEREDVGLTGFAGVPTYNRGNSLQQYVFVNGRPVQDKLLLSAIRAAYSETIPSGRYPVAVLSITLDPALVDVNVHPAKSDVRFRDPGLIRGLIIGAIREALTRDGDRAATTGARGMMQAFRSGSYRPQPWTPETSPSRPAQFDAILRGLNETPQASFAAFAAPSARTAVPIEREAAVSQPEAPAPQSFPLGAVRAQLHENYIVAQTNDGLVIVDQHAAHERLVFEAMRTALHSRPVAAQSLLIPEIVDLPEDDCDRLMAHAAEFTRLGLAIERFGPGAIAVRETPAMLGEMDAVGLVRQLADELAEWDTANGLTSRLEYLAATMACHGSVRSGRRMRTEEMNALLRQMEATPGSGQCNHGRPTYIELKLSDIERLFGRS, translated from the coding sequence ATGGCCATCAAGCAGCTTTCAGAAACCCTCATCAACCAGATCGCCGCCGGCGAAGTCATCGAACGCCCCGCCAGCGCCGCCAAGGAGCTGATCGAGAACGCACTCGACGCCGGCGCCACACGCATCGAAATCGCAACCGCCGGCGGCGGTAAGACGCTGCTGCGGGTGACCGACAACGGCTCGGGCATGACGCCCAACGATCTCGAACTGGCCGTCCGCAGACACTGCACGTCGAAGCTCGACGACAGCCTGTTCGACATCCGCACGCTCGGCTTCCGTGGCGAGGCGCTGCCTTCGATCGGTTCGGTCGCCCGCCTCTCGATCACGACGCGCACGGCCGGCGCAAGCGAAGGTGCCGTCATAGCCGTCACTGGCGGCAAGACCGATCCAGTGCGCCCATCGCCCGCCAATACCGGCACGGTCGTCGAGGTACGCGACCTCTTCTTCGCAACACCAGCGCGGCTGAAATTCATGAAGACCGAGAAGGCCGAAGCGGCTGCGATCTCCGAGATCGTGCGCCGTATGGCGATCGCCTTTCCGGCGGTCCGTTTCGTGCTGTCCGGTAGCGACCGCTCTACGCTCGAATTTCCCGCGACCGGCGACGACCGCCTGGCGCGCATGGCCCAGGTGCTCGGCAAGGATTTCCGCGACAATGCGATCGAGATCGATGCCGAGCGCGAAGATGTCGGGCTCACCGGCTTTGCCGGCGTGCCGACCTACAATCGCGGCAACTCGCTGCAGCAGTACGTCTTCGTCAATGGCCGCCCGGTACAGGACAAGCTGTTGTTGTCGGCGATCCGGGCCGCCTATTCCGAAACGATCCCGAGTGGCCGCTATCCGGTCGCCGTGCTATCAATCACGCTCGACCCGGCGCTGGTCGACGTCAACGTTCATCCGGCGAAATCCGATGTGCGTTTCCGCGATCCTGGCCTCATTCGCGGGCTGATCATCGGCGCGATCCGCGAGGCACTGACGCGCGACGGCGATCGCGCGGCGACCACCGGGGCACGCGGCATGATGCAGGCCTTCCGCTCCGGATCCTATCGCCCGCAGCCCTGGACACCCGAGACGTCCCCTTCCCGCCCGGCGCAATTCGACGCCATCCTGCGCGGCCTCAACGAAACGCCACAGGCAAGCTTCGCCGCCTTTGCGGCGCCGTCGGCACGCACGGCCGTCCCGATCGAGCGCGAGGCAGCGGTATCGCAGCCGGAGGCACCGGCGCCGCAATCCTTCCCGCTCGGCGCGGTGCGGGCGCAGCTCCATGAAAACTACATCGTCGCCCAGACGAATGACGGCCTCGTCATCGTGGACCAGCATGCCGCCCATGAACGGCTGGTGTTCGAGGCGATGCGAACGGCGCTGCATTCTCGCCCCGTCGCCGCGCAGTCGCTGCTGATCCCGGAGATCGTCGACCTGCCGGAAGACGACTGCGACCGGCTGATGGCGCATGCGGCGGAGTTCACCCGCCTCGGCCTTGCCATCGAGCGCTTCGGACCGGGTGCGATTGCCGTGCGCGAGACACCGGCGATGCTCGGCGAGATGGATGCCGTCGGCCTTGTGCGCCAGCTGGCCGACGAGCTTGCCGAATGGGACACGGCAAACGGCCTCACGAGCCGGCTCGAATATCTTGCAGCGACGATGGCCTGCCATGGATCGGTCCGCTCCGGCCGGCGCATGCGCACCGAAGAAATGAACGCGCTTTTGCGGCAGATGGAGGCAACGCCCGGCTCGGGCCAATGCAACCACGGGCGGCCGACCTATATCGAGCTCAAGCTTTCCGATATTGAGCGGCTGTTCGGCCGAAGCTGA
- a CDS encoding TldD/PmbA family protein: MSDTIDSADLEKRASELVDLARKAGADAADAVVVRGRSRSVSVRLGKVEATEASESDDFSLRVFVGRRVASVSANPGFDLKLLAERAVAMAKASPEDPFASLADADRLAKSYPDLDLFDPTEVSTESLTEAALAAEEAALAVAGVTNSSGAGASAGMGGLVLVTSHGFSGSHMATRFGCSVSAIAGEGTKMERDYDYDSRLYVGDLRPAEEIGRLAGERAVARLNPRQVSTAKNVTVVFDPRMARGFVGHLAGAINGAAVARKTSFLRDRMGKQVMKAGLSVTDDPLIVRGSSSRPFDGEGVSGSKLAMVEDGVLNHWFLSTSAAAELGLQTNGRGVRGGPTVNPASTNLALEPGSISREDLIRGVGNGFYVTELIGQGVNMVTGEYSRGASGFWIENGELTFAVSEVTIASNLKDMFMALTPADDIDRKFGVAAPTLAIEGMTLAGL; encoded by the coding sequence ATGTCCGACACGATCGATTCTGCCGACCTCGAAAAACGCGCCTCCGAACTCGTGGACCTCGCCCGAAAGGCTGGCGCCGATGCGGCCGATGCCGTGGTGGTGCGCGGGCGCTCCCGCTCCGTCTCCGTACGCCTCGGCAAGGTCGAAGCGACGGAGGCCTCTGAAAGTGACGATTTCTCGCTTCGCGTTTTCGTCGGGCGGCGCGTCGCCAGTGTTTCGGCCAATCCGGGCTTCGATCTGAAGCTGCTTGCCGAACGCGCCGTCGCCATGGCCAAGGCCTCGCCGGAAGATCCCTTTGCCTCGCTCGCAGATGCGGATCGGCTGGCAAAGTCCTATCCGGATCTCGATCTTTTCGATCCGACCGAGGTTTCCACGGAATCGCTGACGGAAGCCGCCCTTGCCGCCGAAGAGGCAGCCCTTGCCGTCGCCGGCGTGACCAATTCCAGCGGCGCCGGCGCCTCGGCCGGCATGGGCGGTCTGGTGCTCGTCACCTCGCATGGCTTCTCCGGCTCCCACATGGCGACACGCTTCGGCTGCTCCGTCAGCGCGATTGCCGGCGAGGGCACGAAGATGGAGCGTGACTACGACTACGACAGTCGCCTCTATGTCGGCGATCTCAGACCTGCCGAGGAGATTGGTCGCCTTGCCGGCGAGCGTGCTGTGGCGCGCCTCAATCCGCGCCAGGTGTCGACGGCCAAGAACGTTACCGTCGTCTTCGATCCGCGCATGGCCCGCGGTTTCGTCGGCCATCTGGCCGGTGCGATCAACGGTGCGGCCGTTGCCCGCAAGACGAGTTTCCTGCGTGACCGGATGGGCAAGCAGGTGATGAAGGCCGGCCTGTCCGTGACCGATGATCCGCTGATCGTGCGCGGTTCCTCCTCGCGTCCCTTCGACGGCGAAGGCGTCAGCGGTTCGAAGCTCGCGATGGTCGAGGATGGGGTGCTGAACCACTGGTTCCTGTCGACATCCGCGGCCGCCGAGCTCGGCCTTCAGACCAACGGCCGCGGCGTGCGCGGCGGCCCGACGGTCAATCCGGCCTCGACCAATCTGGCACTCGAGCCGGGTTCCATCTCGCGAGAGGATCTGATCCGCGGTGTTGGTAACGGCTTCTACGTCACCGAGCTGATCGGTCAGGGGGTCAACATGGTGACCGGCGAATACAGCCGCGGCGCCTCGGGATTCTGGATCGAGAACGGTGAACTCACCTTTGCCGTCTCCGAAGTCACGATTGCGTCCAATCTCAAGGACATGTTCATGGCGCTGACACCGGCCGACGACATCGATCGCAAGTTCGGTGTCGCGGCGCCGACGCTCGCCATCGAGGGCATGACGCTCGCTGGTCTCTAG